Proteins found in one Oscarella lobularis chromosome 16, ooOscLobu1.1, whole genome shotgun sequence genomic segment:
- the LOC136196712 gene encoding protein ELYS-like isoform X4 yields MSFDSRIVQSPLMPHSVSVRAHFPESQHSTAQKRGKISSNGKWAWLTTGNVLETHEIDSKRTGSHRFGKEVERAFDVTIRDICEVRASDDRIFLCVAVQMSEKMSTLCLVDPNAEKVFKIVQCPYVISRLDAVDGWESEIDCRPLLHPVLRFFAGVVAMGTDCGRILLVDLRLDDDEEEEEEEDDVTRPRPLERLGRFQDGEVARAHAIQTRKHLYLELGDIYHRRGDYHFTLPDNSVVGKYAEVDAGVTSIRFIPRIDCLVVGFRFGAVQLWHLERVDLLCGLFNEKATVPVVQIAYQEPEEDPRLFCYLWIGRSESTSSDSVASLCMYSLMFSCKRQMGDLGMIYQDLQAVGLRFIHSLPQSSQLICCYCLGEDDLLNCDLDKSDSGEESRNERIGNVMTCVWESWEIVEGERRPVAFLGLFDLDRWYHSQMPAQIKLSAESPERGSSFFSFYSLMDVVETESILDFWLDPFSVRWFSSPGNDNQPVAFFMPSAIQLNAFSLTQSDVIDVHILGIQQKILTEISRLGSSVFSNPSELIRLLHVSGIHSDSHSGGGKSSKCNAILSVALKHGLVDFLTDCANALYSSDISVGGFGLSAFFEWAVNEVATLKAKCDESCLCLFDGNWKEGVLETTKKKWTHYAAQFKRLRLLFVSLFNQTRIIETTEPGTQQLEMRLAEVTLIQERLDLILWLVSVDLLPEEPATRNPAHGVFQVPYQNLLRKTNDRMIDRLLFDVGVDDIGRLWGKDFFGNGSYPPSSFYALLNVFFIVSSSPLARISTIYYFLLDLDACRSGVAKDFAVVFGVKNEVQLTVEGLWRLDHDDFETGISALTMVRLNDPLFPWIPSAVLTTLLLQDQFLLALGYLNSVEATSSHPKLYISVLLANERVDDAFFWRRRRFPDDGDSLLRHFIDECLRRRKLVDQMLQLPFGLDEEACLVARLQTSSHARARRVLLMYYVTRSRYAEAVQLNAEIEAMSVGEANRDEDEESAIARNALLAAYQRTLPQSQRKAATVFVERRRKVHKNKGRLEPKPLSVRLLPVSDDQRVWSKSSRFLAAVADGIFEAQYDENRFDRSIHLPFASRSCLTSSDAAATPSFSPSSLNSRPFIGTPISTRPTPRRRSERATPSLTSRRDDGDGDDDDDDDERLIDDEQMELVESSPPRHRSSLPTLGLSSKIADMKARAMALPSQAETSVLATPTLWKLLKVRFRFGGKGRQLFLQRPSYNDVSTPLNLLQTPQSILKSRPSAFQSRKKHLSFAVSPLSDDDRQSGGGGDGGVGSRDYSDGDYSGDVDPHASERTIRRIRFTPTSSGEGEAISAAAAAAAEESSKSDRSSDGEITFNFSRSFAVQSSPLPSAKSSGGGGDDGDGDVIVAKTSPSERLAKLRELKESVDKRLGGKTAASSPSPPSPPPPPPPSQDDDNDDDSFFSAHSDLDDDDGANVDNARSTERVEKKDKSLVSFSPYAFSPPTLLVQSPVAKATAPAATAIETPLLSEAEETKKKKHREFIFSPPLTRSGSRRRQGATATAEPATPLRRSRRIQERTANASPSSSSSLGDVKEDDLVLVPSFGRQVDSVGGIERMWRRKGKGTAAAKPALVEAGRRLRSKMLRQHKY; encoded by the exons ATGTCCTTCGACAGTCGGATCGTTCAATCGCCGCTGATGCCCCATTCGGTGTCGGTGAGGGCTCATTTTCCCGAATCCCAACACTCGACCGCTCAAAAACGAGGAAAAATATCGTCAAACGGCAAATGGGCTTGGCTAACGACGGGAAACGTGCTCGAAACGCACGAAATCGACTCGAAACGCACCGGATCGCACCGATTCGGAAAGGAAGTGGAACGCGCCTTCGACGTCACCATACGGGACATTTGCGAAGTACGAGCGAGCGACGATCGCATTTTCTTGTGCGTAGCCGTGCAAATGAGCGAGAAAATGTCGACCCTTTGCCTCGTCGATCCAAACGCGGAAAAAGTCTTCAAAATCGTGCAATGCCCGTATGTAATCAGCCGCcttgacgccgtcgacggctgGGAAAGCGAAATCGATTGCCGACCTCTATTACATCCCGTTTTGCGATTTTTTGCCGGTGTTGTTGCCATGGGAACGGACTGTGGTAGAATTTTATTGGTCGATCTGCGAttggacgatgacgaagaggaggaggaggaggaggatgacgtcacgagacCGAGGCCCTTGGAACGATTGGGTCGATTCCAGGATGGAGAAGTAGCGAGAGCTCACGCCATTCAAACCAGAAAACATCTCTATCTGGAATTAGGAG ataTTTATCATCGTCGAGGGGATTATCATTTCACTTTACCGGATAATAGTGTTGTTGGGAAATATgctgaag ttgacGCCGGCGTGACGTCGATAAGATTTATTCCGAGAATTGATTGCTTGGTGGTGGGGTTTCGGTTTGGCGCCGTTCAACTGTGGCACTTGGAACGAGTCGATTTACT aTGTGGTCTTTTTAACGAGAAGGCGACTGTCCCTGTTGTTCAAATTGCTTATCAAGAACCGGAGGAAGATCCGAGACTTTTTTGCTACCTTTGGATTGGGAGAAGTGAATCCACGTC TTCTGATTCCGTCGCGAGTTTGTGCATGTATTCCCTCATGTTTTCATGCAAGAGGCAAATGGGTGATTTGGGAATGATTTATCAG gatcTTCAAGCTGTTGGCCTACGCTTTATTcattctcttcctcaaagTAGCCAACTCATATGTTGCTATTGCCTTG GGGAGGACGATTTATTGAATTGTGATTTGGATAAAAGTGATAGTGGAGAAGAATCTCGGAATGAGAG AATTGGCAATGTAATGACATGTGTTTGGGAGAGTTGGGAAATCGTTGAAGGCGAAAGAAGGCCTGTCGCATTTCTGGGATTATTTGATTTGGATCGATGGTATCATAGCCAAATGCCAGCACAAATcaa ATTGAGCGCGGAATCTCCTGAAAGAGgctcctccttcttttcgtTCTATTCTCTCATGGATGTCGTGGAAACGGAATCCATCTTA gATTTTTGGCTGGATCCGTTTAGCGTGCGTTGGTTTTCGTCGCCAGGCAACGACAATCAACccgtcgcctttttcatGCCATCAGCAATTCAACTCA atgctttttctttgacccaaagtgacgtcatcgacgttcACATATTGGGAATTCAGCAAAAG atttTGACTGAAATTTCTCGACTTGGCTCGTCGGTTTTTTCAAATCCATCCGAATTGATTCGCCTCTTGCACGTGAGCGGAATTCATTCCGATAGCCACAGTGGTGGCGGAAAATCC TCGAAATGTAACGCGATTCTAAGCGTCGCTTTAAAACACGGCTTAGTGGACTTTTTGACGGACTGTGCAAACGCTCTCTATTCCTCAG ATATTTCCGTTGGGGGGTTCGGGCTTTCGGCTTTTTTTGAGTGGGCTGTCAACGAAGTGGCGACGTTGAAGGCGAAATGCGACGAGTCTT GCCTTTGTTTATTCGACGGCAACTGGAAAGAAGGAGTGTTAGAGacaacaaagaagaaatggacCCATTACGCGGCCCAGTTCAAACGACTTCGGCTTCTCTTTGTTTCTCTCTTTAATCAAACGCGGATTATTGAAACAACGGAGCCGG GAACGCAACAGTTGGAAATGAGACTCGCGGAAGTCACTCTTATTCAAGAG CGACTCGACTTGATTTTATGGCTTGTTTCCGTCGATCTGCTGCCGGAAGAGCCGGCGACGCGCAATCCGGCGCACGG CGTCTTTCAAGTTCCCTATCAGAATCTACTTCGAAAGACGAACGATAGAATGATCGATCGTCTTTTATTTGACGTCGGTGTCGACGATATTGGGCGACTGTGGGGCAAGGATTTCTTTGGAAACGGCTCCTATCCACCGTCGAGTTTTTAC GCGTTGCtcaacgttttcttcatcgtttcgtcgtcgcctttggCTCGTATTAGCACG ATCTATTACTTTTTGCTGGATCTCGACGCCTGCCGTAGCGGCGTCGCCAAAgacttcgccgtcgtctttggCGTAAAGAACGAAGTGCAGTTGACAGTCGAAGGTCTTTGGCGTCTCGAtcacgacgatttcgag ACGGGCATTTCGGCACTAACCATGGTTCGACTTAATGATCCCTTATTTCCATGGATTCCGTCCGCCGTTTTAACGACGCTTCTATTGCAAG ACCAATTCTTATTGGCACTTGGTTACTTGAATTCggtcgaagcgacgtcttCTCACCCGAAACTTTATATTTCTGTCCTATTAGCCAACGA acgcgttgacgacgcgttcttttggcgacgacgtcgttttcccgacgacggcgactcgCTATTACGTCATTTTATTGACGAGTgtttgcgacgacggaaattgGTTGATCAAATGCTTCAACTTCCCTTTGGTCTCGATGAGGAA GCTTGTCTGGTCGCGCGTTTGCAGACGAGTTCCcacgcccgcgcgcgccgcgTTCTTCTTATGTATTATGTCACGCGTTCTCGCTACGCGGAGGCCGTTCAATTGAATGCCGAAATCGAGGCGATGTCTGTCGGCGAGGCG aatcgcgacgaagacgaagagagcgCTATTGCGAGAAATGCGCTTTTGGCCGCCTATCAACGAACTTTACCGCAATCACAAAGAAAAGCCGCCACCGTCTTtgtcgaaagaagaagaaaagttcACAAAAACAAAG GGAGGTTAGAACCCAAACCTCTTTCTGTGCGCCTTCTTCCCGTCAGCGACGATCAACGAGTTTGGTCAAAgtcttctcgctttcttgccgccgtcgccgacggaaTTTTCGAAGCGCAgtacgacgaaaatcgatttgATCGATCCATCCATCTTCCCTTCGCATCTAGATCttgtttgacgtcgtctgaCGCCGCCGCAACGCCGTCATTTTCGCCGTCATCGCTCAATTCaag ACCTTTTATCGGCACGCCGATTTCAACGCGTCCGACGCCgagacgtcgaagcgaacg TGCCACCCCttcattgacgtcacgccgCGACGATggggacggcgacgacgacgacgacgacgacgaacgacttATTGATGATGAGCAAATGGAGTTGGTTGAG TCGTCTCCGCCGCGTCATCGTTCGTCTCTTCCTACTCTCGGTCTTTCCTCCAAAATCGCCGACATGAAAGCGAGAGC cATGGCTTTGCCGTCTCAGGCTGAGACGTCTGTTTTAGCGACTCCAACGCTCTGGAAACTCTTGAAGGTACGTTTTAGGTTTGGGGGAAAAGGGAGACAGTTGTTCTTACAGCGTCCGTCGTACAACGACGTGTCCACTCCATTGAATCTTCTTCAAACGCCTCAATCCATTCTTAAG TCGCGTCCTTCGGCATTTCAGTCGCGAAAGAAACACCTGTCTTTTG CCGTTTCTCCgctctccgacgacgatagacagagcggcggcggcggagacggcgGTGTAGGTAGCCGAGACtacagcgacggcgactacagtggcgacgtcgatccacATGCGTCAGAACGAACAATTAGACGAATTAG ATTTACGCCTACGTCTTCCGGCGAGGGAGAAGCAATAAGtgcggctgcggctgcggctgcggAAGAGTCTTCTAAAAG TGACAGGTCGTCTGACGGCGAAATtactttcaatttttctcgttcCTTCGCTGTACAGTCATCGCCACTGCCGTCGGCTAAAagtagcggcggcggtggcgacgatGGCGACGGTGACGTGATTGTTGCAAAGACTTCGCCAAGCGAACGATTGGCGAAATTGAGAGAATTGAAAGAAAGCGTTGATAAGAGACTCGGAGGAAAGACTGcggcatcgtcgccgtctccgccgtctccgccgccgccgccgccgccgtctca ggacgacgacaacgacgacgattcgttctTTTCAGCGCACTCCGatttggacgacgacgatggcgcGAATGTTGAT AATGCACGTAGTACTGAACGCGTAGAGAAAAAGGACAAGTCACTCGTGTCCTTTTCTCCCTACGCGTTTTCTCCGCCGACTTTACTCGTTCAAAGTCCCGTTGCTaaagcgacggcgccggcggcgacggcaataGAGACACCGTTGCTAAGCGAAgccgaagagacgaagaaaaagaagcatcgcgaatttattttttcgcCGCCTTTAACTCGATCGggatcgcgtcgccgccaaggggcgacggcgacggcggaaccGGCGACGCCTCTTCGAAG ATCGCGGCGAATTCAAGAGCGAACCGCAAAcgcttcgccttcttcttcttcttctctcggtgacgtcaaggaAGACGATCTAGTGCTCGTTCCTTCCTTTGGCCGACAAGTTGATTCTGTGGGCGGTATTGAGAGGATGtggcgaagaaaaggtaaaggAACTGCCGCCGCGAAACCGGCGTTGGTCGAAGCGGGTAGAAGGCTGCGAAGCAAAATGCTAAGACAGCACAAATACTAG
- the LOC136196712 gene encoding protein ELYS-like isoform X1: MSFDSRIVQSPLMPHSVSVRAHFPESQHSTAQKRGKISSNGKWAWLTTGNVLETHEIDSKRTGSHRFGKEVERAFDVTIRDICEVRASDDRIFLCVAVQMSEKMSTLCLVDPNAEKVFKIVQCPYVISRLDAVDGWESEIDCRPLLHPVLRFFAGVVAMGTDCGRILLVDLRLDDDEEEEEEEDDVTRPRPLERLGRFQDGEVARAHAIQTRKHLYLELGDIYHRRGDYHFTLPDNSVVGKYAEVDAGVTSIRFIPRIDCLVVGFRFGAVQLWHLERVDLLCGLFNEKATVPVVQIAYQEPEEDPRLFCYLWIGRSESTSSDSVASLCMYSLMFSCKRQMGDLGMIYQDLQAVGLRFIHSLPQSSQLICCYCLGEDDLLNCDLDKSDSGEESRNERIGNVMTCVWESWEIVEGERRPVAFLGLFDLDRWYHSQMPAQIKLSAESPERGSSFFSFYSLMDVVETESILDFWLDPFSVRWFSSPGNDNQPVAFFMPSAIQLNAFSLTQSDVIDVHILGIQQKILTEISRLGSSVFSNPSELIRLLHVSGIHSDSHSGGGKSSKCNAILSVALKHGLVDFLTDCANALYSSDISVGGFGLSAFFEWAVNEVATLKAKCDESCLCLFDGNWKEGVLETTKKKWTHYAAQFKRLRLLFVSLFNQTRIIETTEPGTQQLEMRLAEVTLIQERLDLILWLVSVDLLPEEPATRNPAHGVFQVPYQNLLRKTNDRMIDRLLFDVGVDDIGRLWGKDFFGNGSYPPSSFYALLNVFFIVSSSPLARISTIYYFLLDLDACRSGVAKDFAVVFGVKNEVQLTVEGLWRLDHDDFETGISALTMVRLNDPLFPWIPSAVLTTLLLQDQFLLALGYLNSVEATSSHPKLYISVLLANERVDDAFFWRRRRFPDDGDSLLRHFIDECLRRRKLVDQMLQLPFGLDEEACLVARLQTSSHARARRVLLMYYVTRSRYAEAVQLNAEIEAMSVGEANRDEDEESAIARNALLAAYQRTLPQSQRKAATVFVERRRKVHKNKGRLEPKPLSVRLLPVSDDQRVWSKSSRFLAAVADGIFEAQYDENRFDRSIHLPFASRSCLTSSDAAATPSFSPSSLNSRPFIGTPISTRPTPRRRSERATPSLTSRRDDGDGDDDDDDDERLIDDEQMELVESSPPRHRSSLPTLGLSSKIADMKARAMALPSQAETSVLATPTLWKLLKVRFRFGGKGRQLFLQRPSYNDVSTPLNLLQTPQSILKSRPSAFQSRKKHLSFAVSPLSDDDRQSGGGGDGGVGSRDYSDGDYSGDVDPHASERTIRRIRFTPTSSGEGEAISAAAAAAAEESSKSDRSSDGEITFNFSRSFAVQSSPLPSAKSSGGGGDDGDGDVIVAKTSPSERLAKLRELKESVDKRLGGKTAASSPSPPSPPPPPPPSQDDDNDDDSFFSAHSDLDDDDGANVDVSKEIAGLLCITEPRSWAQNARSTERVEKKDKSLVSFSPYAFSPPTLLVQSPVAKATAPAATAIETPLLSEAEETKKKKHREFIFSPPLTRSGSRRRQGATATAEPATPLRRSRRIQERTANASPSSSSSLGDVKEDDLVLVPSFGRQVDSVGGIERMWRRKGKGTAAAKPALVEAGRRLRSKMLRQHKY; encoded by the exons ATGTCCTTCGACAGTCGGATCGTTCAATCGCCGCTGATGCCCCATTCGGTGTCGGTGAGGGCTCATTTTCCCGAATCCCAACACTCGACCGCTCAAAAACGAGGAAAAATATCGTCAAACGGCAAATGGGCTTGGCTAACGACGGGAAACGTGCTCGAAACGCACGAAATCGACTCGAAACGCACCGGATCGCACCGATTCGGAAAGGAAGTGGAACGCGCCTTCGACGTCACCATACGGGACATTTGCGAAGTACGAGCGAGCGACGATCGCATTTTCTTGTGCGTAGCCGTGCAAATGAGCGAGAAAATGTCGACCCTTTGCCTCGTCGATCCAAACGCGGAAAAAGTCTTCAAAATCGTGCAATGCCCGTATGTAATCAGCCGCcttgacgccgtcgacggctgGGAAAGCGAAATCGATTGCCGACCTCTATTACATCCCGTTTTGCGATTTTTTGCCGGTGTTGTTGCCATGGGAACGGACTGTGGTAGAATTTTATTGGTCGATCTGCGAttggacgatgacgaagaggaggaggaggaggaggatgacgtcacgagacCGAGGCCCTTGGAACGATTGGGTCGATTCCAGGATGGAGAAGTAGCGAGAGCTCACGCCATTCAAACCAGAAAACATCTCTATCTGGAATTAGGAG ataTTTATCATCGTCGAGGGGATTATCATTTCACTTTACCGGATAATAGTGTTGTTGGGAAATATgctgaag ttgacGCCGGCGTGACGTCGATAAGATTTATTCCGAGAATTGATTGCTTGGTGGTGGGGTTTCGGTTTGGCGCCGTTCAACTGTGGCACTTGGAACGAGTCGATTTACT aTGTGGTCTTTTTAACGAGAAGGCGACTGTCCCTGTTGTTCAAATTGCTTATCAAGAACCGGAGGAAGATCCGAGACTTTTTTGCTACCTTTGGATTGGGAGAAGTGAATCCACGTC TTCTGATTCCGTCGCGAGTTTGTGCATGTATTCCCTCATGTTTTCATGCAAGAGGCAAATGGGTGATTTGGGAATGATTTATCAG gatcTTCAAGCTGTTGGCCTACGCTTTATTcattctcttcctcaaagTAGCCAACTCATATGTTGCTATTGCCTTG GGGAGGACGATTTATTGAATTGTGATTTGGATAAAAGTGATAGTGGAGAAGAATCTCGGAATGAGAG AATTGGCAATGTAATGACATGTGTTTGGGAGAGTTGGGAAATCGTTGAAGGCGAAAGAAGGCCTGTCGCATTTCTGGGATTATTTGATTTGGATCGATGGTATCATAGCCAAATGCCAGCACAAATcaa ATTGAGCGCGGAATCTCCTGAAAGAGgctcctccttcttttcgtTCTATTCTCTCATGGATGTCGTGGAAACGGAATCCATCTTA gATTTTTGGCTGGATCCGTTTAGCGTGCGTTGGTTTTCGTCGCCAGGCAACGACAATCAACccgtcgcctttttcatGCCATCAGCAATTCAACTCA atgctttttctttgacccaaagtgacgtcatcgacgttcACATATTGGGAATTCAGCAAAAG atttTGACTGAAATTTCTCGACTTGGCTCGTCGGTTTTTTCAAATCCATCCGAATTGATTCGCCTCTTGCACGTGAGCGGAATTCATTCCGATAGCCACAGTGGTGGCGGAAAATCC TCGAAATGTAACGCGATTCTAAGCGTCGCTTTAAAACACGGCTTAGTGGACTTTTTGACGGACTGTGCAAACGCTCTCTATTCCTCAG ATATTTCCGTTGGGGGGTTCGGGCTTTCGGCTTTTTTTGAGTGGGCTGTCAACGAAGTGGCGACGTTGAAGGCGAAATGCGACGAGTCTT GCCTTTGTTTATTCGACGGCAACTGGAAAGAAGGAGTGTTAGAGacaacaaagaagaaatggacCCATTACGCGGCCCAGTTCAAACGACTTCGGCTTCTCTTTGTTTCTCTCTTTAATCAAACGCGGATTATTGAAACAACGGAGCCGG GAACGCAACAGTTGGAAATGAGACTCGCGGAAGTCACTCTTATTCAAGAG CGACTCGACTTGATTTTATGGCTTGTTTCCGTCGATCTGCTGCCGGAAGAGCCGGCGACGCGCAATCCGGCGCACGG CGTCTTTCAAGTTCCCTATCAGAATCTACTTCGAAAGACGAACGATAGAATGATCGATCGTCTTTTATTTGACGTCGGTGTCGACGATATTGGGCGACTGTGGGGCAAGGATTTCTTTGGAAACGGCTCCTATCCACCGTCGAGTTTTTAC GCGTTGCtcaacgttttcttcatcgtttcgtcgtcgcctttggCTCGTATTAGCACG ATCTATTACTTTTTGCTGGATCTCGACGCCTGCCGTAGCGGCGTCGCCAAAgacttcgccgtcgtctttggCGTAAAGAACGAAGTGCAGTTGACAGTCGAAGGTCTTTGGCGTCTCGAtcacgacgatttcgag ACGGGCATTTCGGCACTAACCATGGTTCGACTTAATGATCCCTTATTTCCATGGATTCCGTCCGCCGTTTTAACGACGCTTCTATTGCAAG ACCAATTCTTATTGGCACTTGGTTACTTGAATTCggtcgaagcgacgtcttCTCACCCGAAACTTTATATTTCTGTCCTATTAGCCAACGA acgcgttgacgacgcgttcttttggcgacgacgtcgttttcccgacgacggcgactcgCTATTACGTCATTTTATTGACGAGTgtttgcgacgacggaaattgGTTGATCAAATGCTTCAACTTCCCTTTGGTCTCGATGAGGAA GCTTGTCTGGTCGCGCGTTTGCAGACGAGTTCCcacgcccgcgcgcgccgcgTTCTTCTTATGTATTATGTCACGCGTTCTCGCTACGCGGAGGCCGTTCAATTGAATGCCGAAATCGAGGCGATGTCTGTCGGCGAGGCG aatcgcgacgaagacgaagagagcgCTATTGCGAGAAATGCGCTTTTGGCCGCCTATCAACGAACTTTACCGCAATCACAAAGAAAAGCCGCCACCGTCTTtgtcgaaagaagaagaaaagttcACAAAAACAAAG GGAGGTTAGAACCCAAACCTCTTTCTGTGCGCCTTCTTCCCGTCAGCGACGATCAACGAGTTTGGTCAAAgtcttctcgctttcttgccgccgtcgccgacggaaTTTTCGAAGCGCAgtacgacgaaaatcgatttgATCGATCCATCCATCTTCCCTTCGCATCTAGATCttgtttgacgtcgtctgaCGCCGCCGCAACGCCGTCATTTTCGCCGTCATCGCTCAATTCaag ACCTTTTATCGGCACGCCGATTTCAACGCGTCCGACGCCgagacgtcgaagcgaacg TGCCACCCCttcattgacgtcacgccgCGACGATggggacggcgacgacgacgacgacgacgacgaacgacttATTGATGATGAGCAAATGGAGTTGGTTGAG TCGTCTCCGCCGCGTCATCGTTCGTCTCTTCCTACTCTCGGTCTTTCCTCCAAAATCGCCGACATGAAAGCGAGAGC cATGGCTTTGCCGTCTCAGGCTGAGACGTCTGTTTTAGCGACTCCAACGCTCTGGAAACTCTTGAAGGTACGTTTTAGGTTTGGGGGAAAAGGGAGACAGTTGTTCTTACAGCGTCCGTCGTACAACGACGTGTCCACTCCATTGAATCTTCTTCAAACGCCTCAATCCATTCTTAAG TCGCGTCCTTCGGCATTTCAGTCGCGAAAGAAACACCTGTCTTTTG CCGTTTCTCCgctctccgacgacgatagacagagcggcggcggcggagacggcgGTGTAGGTAGCCGAGACtacagcgacggcgactacagtggcgacgtcgatccacATGCGTCAGAACGAACAATTAGACGAATTAG ATTTACGCCTACGTCTTCCGGCGAGGGAGAAGCAATAAGtgcggctgcggctgcggctgcggAAGAGTCTTCTAAAAG TGACAGGTCGTCTGACGGCGAAATtactttcaatttttctcgttcCTTCGCTGTACAGTCATCGCCACTGCCGTCGGCTAAAagtagcggcggcggtggcgacgatGGCGACGGTGACGTGATTGTTGCAAAGACTTCGCCAAGCGAACGATTGGCGAAATTGAGAGAATTGAAAGAAAGCGTTGATAAGAGACTCGGAGGAAAGACTGcggcatcgtcgccgtctccgccgtctccgccgccgccgccgccgccgtctca ggacgacgacaacgacgacgattcgttctTTTCAGCGCACTCCGatttggacgacgacgatggcgcGAATGTTGATGTAAGCAAAGAAATTGCCGGCTTACTGTGTATAACAGAGCCGCGCTCTTGGGCACAGAATGCACGTAGTACTGAACGCGTAGAGAAAAAGGACAAGTCACTCGTGTCCTTTTCTCCCTACGCGTTTTCTCCGCCGACTTTACTCGTTCAAAGTCCCGTTGCTaaagcgacggcgccggcggcgacggcaataGAGACACCGTTGCTAAGCGAAgccgaagagacgaagaaaaagaagcatcgcgaatttattttttcgcCGCCTTTAACTCGATCGggatcgcgtcgccgccaaggggcgacggcgacggcggaaccGGCGACGCCTCTTCGAAG ATCGCGGCGAATTCAAGAGCGAACCGCAAAcgcttcgccttcttcttcttcttctctcggtgacgtcaaggaAGACGATCTAGTGCTCGTTCCTTCCTTTGGCCGACAAGTTGATTCTGTGGGCGGTATTGAGAGGATGtggcgaagaaaaggtaaaggAACTGCCGCCGCGAAACCGGCGTTGGTCGAAGCGGGTAGAAGGCTGCGAAGCAAAATGCTAAGACAGCACAAATACTAG